The Schistocerca serialis cubense isolate TAMUIC-IGC-003099 unplaced genomic scaffold, iqSchSeri2.2 HiC_scaffold_1362, whole genome shotgun sequence genome includes a window with the following:
- the LOC126440355 gene encoding putative uncharacterized protein DDB_G0289263 — MVKTRHQYTMEQQSSNANMDTQTQSDTEINTDTQTHQNNLLHIHTNAERSNSEPNLRDHVTSNDAAGASSFCNQNFGAILNSILEGISNIKQDNDEKFSQLMTDNAAFRNDIKSDFATLTQKVDEINTRLSKQVDDLKEKFENLELRQSDNANHIHDLTKTCETINCKLESNTHACDEINLKNHVHTGKNSMITRKETDEHVTKKKKVYSSTGDNPYKKRRNNNFNSRRNNGNNNEHKAKQKHWQRNNNTDYTRNGTLTPHFNQNDNQYYVRQWQTPQPPPQNHIQMPQGNFAQTSHTNQQVTSAKRNQTGDWQRQYPNPLAEYADTKTRQADRLNDRRQLLL, encoded by the exons atggtaaaaactcgacaccagtacacaatggaacaacaatcaagtaatgcaaacatggatacacagacacagtcagacacagaaattaatacagacacgcAAACGCATCAAAATAACCtgctacacatacacacaaacgccGAAAGGAGCAACTCCGAACCTAACCTGAGAgaccacgtcacgtctaatgacgcggcgggggcaagctcattttgcaatcaaaattttggcGCTATACTGAATTCCATTTTGGAAGGCATATCcaatattaagcaagataatgacgaaaaattctcacaattaatgacagacaatgcagccttcagaaatgacataaaatcagacttcgccacactgactcaaaaggtagatgaaattaatacacgtctttccaaacaggtcgacgatcttaaggaaaaattcgaaaatttagaattacgacaaagcgacaatgccaatcacatccatgacttgacaaaaacctgtgaaactattaattgcaaactagaatcaaacacgcacgcatgtgacgaaattaatttaaag aaccatgtacacacagggaagaattcaatgattacacggaaagaaacagacgaacacgtaacaaagaagaagaaagtctattcaagcacc GGAGATAACCcgtacaaaaaacgaagaaacaacaattttaattcaagaaggaataatggaaacaacaacgaacacaaagcaaaacagaaacactggcaaagaaacaacaacacagattacacaagaaatggaacacttaCACCGCACTTTAATCAGAACGACAACCAGTATTatgtgagacagtggcaaacaccgcaaccgccaccacaaaatcatattcagatgccacaagggaattttGCGCAAACAAGCCACacaaaccaacaagtgacttcagccaAACGAAACCAGACAGGTgattggcaaagacaatatcctaat cccttagcagagtatgctgatacaaaaacaag acaagctgacagactaaatgaccggagacaattgctgctctga